A genomic stretch from Coturnix japonica isolate 7356 unplaced genomic scaffold, Coturnix japonica 2.1 chrUnrandom339, whole genome shotgun sequence includes:
- the ATP5MC2 gene encoding ATP synthase F(0) complex subunit C2, mitochondrial, producing MPLLHPSLSVVLPVVLPLRALPAAGAAAVSHHACPSSLTMYNCTKLVTVPALVWRSPRVLCQPLSASLLSKPNAHMEQVNPSARRSIVTSVARRDIDTAAKFIGAGAATVGVAGSGAGIGTVFGSLIIGYARNPSLKQQLFSYAILGFALSEAMGLFCLMVAFLILFAM from the exons ATGCCCctcctccatccttccctctcTGTGGTTCTTCCGGTGGTGCTTCCCCTCCGTGCTTTGCCCGCTGCCGGCGCTGCAG CTGTGTCCCACCACGCGTGTCCCTCTTCCCTCACCATGTACAACTGTACAAAGCTCGTCACTGTTCCTGCGCTG GTGTGGAGGAGCCCACGTGTGCTGTGCCAGCCTCTCTCTGCCTCCCTGCTCAGCAAACCCAATGCACACATGGAGCAG GTGAACCCAAGTGCCCGTAGGAGCATCGTGACGAGTGTTGCCCGCAGGGACATCGACACTGCAGCCAAATTCATCGGTGCTGGAGCAGCCACTGTGGGGGTGGCAGGTTCTGGGGCTGGAATTGGCACCGTCTTTGGCAGTCTCATCATTGGTTATGCCAG GAATCCttctctgaagcagcagctgttctccTATGCTATCCTGGGATTCGCCCTGTCTGAGGCTATGGGACTCTTCTGCCTCATGGTGGCCTTCCTCATCCTCTTTGCCATGTGA